From Xiphophorus hellerii strain 12219 chromosome 6, Xiphophorus_hellerii-4.1, whole genome shotgun sequence, the proteins below share one genomic window:
- the LOC116721356 gene encoding ceramide synthase 2-like, whose translation MDLLPDLWRQEYWLPPGVTWRDLEQLPDSERPHPKDLLIALPLALGFVAVRCVFERFLAPPIARCLGVKNRLQVSAAPSPLLESYYCHRSKQPTQIELVSLMVLCGKTQRQIESWFRVRRNQDRPSQTKKFAEAAWRFFFYLSAFVAGLTSLVNRPWFWDHRECWRHYPIQPLEDAHFWYYMLELGFYGSLLLRISVDVKRKDFKEQVIHHLATIFLLGFSYCANYIRIGTLVMLLHDSSDILLESAKMFNYGTGWRKTCDSLFVVFAVVFLVTRLVIFPSRIIRTTLLLSMEVFEPFAGYYLFNILLMVLQALHVFWAVLILRMVYKFLKGKLEKDERSDEESEADLEEEDKAKEEKTDQGGDCYWGKSKETLNCKLSALTNSCVLNNLTHHRSSVANRARKAQ comes from the exons atggatttgcTTCCAGACTTGTGGAGACAGGAGTACTGGCTTCCACCTGGTGTGACCTGGAGAGACCTGGAGCAGCTGCCGGACTCTGAGAGACCTCATCCCAAGGATCTTCTGATCGCTCTGCCCCTCGCTCTGGGCTTTGTCGCAGTTCGCTGCGTGTTTGAGAG GTTTCTGGCCCCGCCCATCGCCAGATGTCTGGGGGTGAAGAATAGATTGCAAGTGAGCGCCGCCCCCTCCCCTCTGCTGGAGTCGTATTACTGTCACAGGAGCAAACAGCCGACACAG ATTGAACTTGTCAGTTTAATGGTGTTATGTGGAAAAACCCAGAGACAGATTGAGAGCTGGTTCAGAGTTCGCCGGAACCAAGACCGACCCAGTCAAACCAAGAAGTTTGCTGAAGCTGC TTGGAGGTTCTTCTTCTACCTATCAGCATTTGTAGCTGGACTGACCTCCTTAGTCAAC AGACCCTGGTTCTGGGATCACAGGGAATGTTGGAGGCATTATCCTATTCAG CCCTTAGAGGATGCTCATTTCTGGTACTACATGCTGGAGTTGGGATTTTATGGCTCTCTGCTCCTCCGGATCTCCGTGGACGTCAAAAGGAAG GACTTTAAGGAGCAGGTGATCCACCATTTGGCGACCATCTTCCTGCTCGGTTTCTCCTACTGTGCCAACTACATCCGCATCGGCACCTTGGTCATGCTGCTTCATGACTCGTCTGACATATTGCTGGAG TCGGCTAAGATGTTCAACTACGGCACCGGCTGGAGGAAGACATGTGACTctctgtttgttgtgtttgctgTGGTCTTTCTTGTGACTCGACTGGTGATTTTCCCCAGCAG AATCATTCGGACCACCCTGCTCCTGTCCATGGAGGTCTTTGAGCCTTTTGCTGGCTACTACCTTTTTAACATCCTGCTGATGGTGCTGCAAGCTCTTCACGTATTCTGGGCTGTGCTGATCTTGCGCATGGTCTACAAGTTCCTGAAAGGCAAG CTTGAAAAAGATGAGCGCAGTGATGAAGAGAGTGAGGCTGACTTGGAGGAGGAGGACAAAGCGAAAGAAGAAAAGACGGATCAAGGAGGGGATTGTTACTggggaaaaagtaaagaaactCTGAACTGCAAACTGTCCGCGCTGACCAACAGTTGTGTCCTCAATAACTTGACCCACCACAGATCCTCTGTGGCTAATAGAGCACGTAAAGCTCAgtaa